The proteins below are encoded in one region of Ferruginibacter lapsinanis:
- the purQ gene encoding phosphoribosylformylglycinamidine synthase subunit PurQ: MKFGVVVFPGSNCDRDMIESLKKDLGQEVIELWHKDKDLSMFTTEDCIVLPGGFSYGDYLRCGAIAKFSPMMQSVIDFANKGGKVLGICNGFQILCESGLLPGALLRNQQQQFVCKNVFIKEAASEGGAALKIPVAHGEGRYFADDKTLEELEMHRQIIYRYCDEKGSVVTAANPNGATHNIAGVCNKERNVFGMMPHPERATSNILGNEDGRKVFAHLFGIN; the protein is encoded by the coding sequence ATGAAATTTGGCGTAGTGGTTTTTCCGGGTAGTAATTGTGATAGAGACATGATCGAATCTTTAAAGAAAGATCTGGGACAGGAAGTGATTGAGCTTTGGCATAAGGATAAGGATCTGAGCATGTTTACTACAGAAGACTGTATCGTTTTGCCGGGTGGATTTAGTTATGGAGATTATTTACGTTGCGGTGCAATCGCAAAATTTAGCCCTATGATGCAAAGTGTGATCGATTTTGCTAATAAAGGTGGAAAAGTACTGGGTATTTGCAATGGCTTTCAGATTTTATGCGAAAGTGGTCTGTTGCCCGGAGCATTACTGCGTAATCAACAGCAGCAATTTGTTTGTAAGAATGTTTTTATAAAAGAAGCAGCCTCTGAAGGAGGAGCGGCTTTAAAGATTCCGGTAGCACACGGAGAAGGTAGGTATTTTGCCGATGATAAAACATTAGAAGAACTTGAAATGCATCGCCAGATCATTTATCGTTATTGCGATGAAAAAGGAAGTGTGGTAACTGCAGCAAATCCTAATGGAGCCACACACAATATTGCCGGTGTTTGTAATAAAGAAAGAAATGTTTTTGGTATGATGCCTCATCCAGAAAGAGCTACAAGTAATATTTTAGGTAATGAGGATGGAAGAAAAGTGTTTGCACACTTGTTTGGTATCAATTAA
- a CDS encoding 3-hydroxyacyl-CoA dehydrogenase/enoyl-CoA hydratase family protein translates to MSKRNIKKVAVLGSGVMGSRIACHFAGVGLQVLLLDIQPKDVAIDARPAEKNKIVNDALAAAIKSNPSPVYTKDVSKKIATGNFTDNMKDIADCDWVIEVVVERLDIKQAVFTEVEKYRKPGTLITSNTSGIPIHMMTEGRSDDFKKHFCGTHFFNPPRYLRLLEIIPTPFTDSSVVDFLMNYGDLYLGKTTVLCKDTPAFIANRIGVFGMMAIMNAMDKLQLSIDEVDALTGPIIGRPKSATFRTADVVGIDTLVKVAKGVYDNCPDDEAKEQFVIPSWLNKMVENNWLGDKTAQGFFKKIKGADGAKDIQTLNLSTMTYEPRVKAKFATVETAKPIEDLKTRLKALCSGTDKAGDFYRQFHYSLFSYISHRIPEISDELYRVDDAMMAGFGWEIGAFESWDVLGVAKTVEAMKAAGYKVAFWIEDMLASGARSFYKIENGKRLCYDVSSKSYLAMPGGDAFIVMKNFEGQTVWKNSACRTYHLGNDVLGLEWYTKMGSIGGEVLEGIQRSIALAEEKYKGLVIANDGTNFSAGANVGMIFMLAIEQDYDEIDMAIRQFQQTIMRVRYSSIPVVVAPHGLALGGACEMSLHADKVIAAAETYTGLVEVGIGVIPGGAGTKEFVLRAADEMHVGEVDTLTLQNRFLTIATAKVATSAHEAFELGIYRNGNDRISINQGRRIAEAKQAVIDLFDDGYVMPVQRKDIKVLGRTALGTLLAGINGMQTANYATAHDATVAKKLAYVMCGGDLSEPTLVSEQYLLNLEREAFLSLCGEKKTLERIQSVLKSGKPLRN, encoded by the coding sequence ATGTCTAAAAGAAACATAAAAAAAGTCGCTGTATTAGGAAGTGGTGTAATGGGCAGCAGAATTGCTTGTCATTTTGCAGGGGTTGGTCTGCAGGTATTACTGTTGGATATTCAACCAAAAGATGTAGCCATTGATGCCAGACCAGCTGAAAAAAATAAAATCGTAAATGACGCATTGGCTGCTGCAATCAAATCAAATCCATCTCCGGTTTATACAAAGGATGTTAGTAAGAAAATTGCGACAGGAAATTTCACAGACAATATGAAAGATATTGCCGATTGTGATTGGGTGATAGAAGTAGTGGTAGAAAGATTAGATATCAAGCAAGCGGTTTTTACAGAAGTAGAGAAATATCGTAAACCCGGAACATTGATCACATCTAATACATCAGGGATTCCCATTCATATGATGACGGAAGGTAGAAGTGATGATTTTAAAAAGCATTTTTGCGGCACACATTTTTTTAATCCTCCAAGATATTTACGTTTATTGGAAATTATTCCAACACCGTTCACGGATAGTTCGGTCGTTGATTTTTTAATGAATTACGGAGATCTGTATCTAGGTAAAACGACAGTTCTTTGTAAAGATACACCTGCATTTATAGCAAATCGTATAGGTGTGTTTGGAATGATGGCTATAATGAATGCAATGGATAAGTTACAGTTAAGCATAGACGAAGTAGACGCATTAACAGGTCCGATCATCGGTCGGCCTAAATCAGCCACTTTCAGAACCGCAGATGTTGTAGGTATTGATACATTGGTAAAGGTAGCTAAAGGAGTGTATGATAATTGTCCTGATGACGAAGCAAAAGAACAGTTTGTTATCCCCTCTTGGTTAAATAAAATGGTAGAGAATAATTGGCTAGGAGATAAGACAGCACAGGGATTCTTTAAAAAAATAAAAGGAGCAGATGGCGCAAAGGATATTCAAACGTTGAATTTATCAACGATGACTTACGAACCGAGAGTGAAGGCAAAATTTGCTACGGTAGAAACAGCTAAACCAATAGAAGATCTCAAAACTAGATTGAAAGCCCTGTGTTCGGGTACAGATAAGGCAGGAGATTTTTATCGTCAGTTTCATTACAGTTTATTCTCTTATATTTCTCATCGTATTCCTGAAATAAGTGATGAATTATATAGGGTAGATGATGCGATGATGGCTGGTTTTGGTTGGGAGATAGGAGCTTTTGAAAGTTGGGATGTATTAGGTGTTGCAAAAACTGTCGAGGCGATGAAAGCTGCCGGTTATAAAGTAGCTTTTTGGATAGAAGATATGTTGGCAAGTGGTGCTAGATCTTTTTATAAAATCGAAAACGGAAAGCGTTTGTGCTATGATGTTAGTAGTAAGTCTTATTTAGCTATGCCAGGTGGTGATGCATTTATTGTAATGAAAAACTTTGAAGGTCAGACAGTTTGGAAAAACTCTGCCTGTAGAACGTATCATTTGGGGAATGATGTATTAGGGCTGGAATGGTATACCAAAATGGGTAGTATTGGCGGCGAGGTATTAGAAGGTATTCAAAGATCAATTGCATTAGCGGAAGAAAAATATAAAGGATTAGTAATAGCAAATGACGGGACCAATTTTAGTGCAGGAGCTAATGTTGGAATGATATTTATGCTGGCCATAGAACAAGATTATGATGAAATAGATATGGCTATTCGCCAGTTTCAGCAAACAATAATGAGGGTTAGATATTCGAGCATTCCGGTAGTAGTAGCTCCACACGGTTTAGCGTTGGGTGGTGCCTGCGAAATGAGTTTGCATGCGGATAAAGTGATTGCTGCTGCAGAAACTTATACCGGTTTGGTAGAAGTGGGCATTGGTGTTATTCCGGGTGGTGCAGGTACAAAAGAATTTGTATTAAGGGCCGCAGACGAAATGCATGTAGGAGAAGTGGATACGCTTACTTTACAAAATCGCTTTCTCACCATTGCTACAGCAAAAGTTGCTACCTCGGCACACGAAGCATTTGAACTAGGGATTTATAGAAATGGTAATGATAGAATTAGTATTAACCAGGGAAGAAGAATTGCAGAAGCAAAACAAGCTGTGATCGATCTGTTTGACGATGGGTATGTGATGCCGGTTCAGCGTAAGGATATTAAAGTTTTAGGGAGAACTGCTTTAGGAACATTGCTGGCTGGCATCAATGGTATGCAAACGGCTAACTATGCAACTGCACACGATGCCACTGTTGCTAAAAAATTAGCATATGTAATGTGTGGCGGTGATTTGAGTGAACCAACTTTAGTAAGTGAGCAATATTTACTTAATCTTGAGAGAGAAGCTTTTTTGTCATTATGTGGCGAAAAGAAAACTCTGGAAAGAATACAATCTGTACTCAAGAGTGGAAAGCCTTTGCGGAATTGA
- a CDS encoding TIGR01777 family oxidoreductase: protein MKTVLITGGTGLVGKTLTKFLLQKGYHVIILSRKKNPSANSDANIEFAQWNVDEQTVDIAAVQKADYIIHLAGAGVVDKKWTDSYKAEIRNSRTLSSKLLIDTLRDNTNKVKAVVSASAIGWYKPTDKLHTEDEPADESFLGETCKLWEESVLPFAALDKRLVTLRIGIVLSNDGGALVEFKKPIRLGIAAILGTGKQIVSWIHINDLCNLFINAIENEQWTGTYNAVAPTPVSNKELTLLLANKMKGKFFIPVHIPAFVLKIIMGNRSIEVLKSNEVSSTKVQRTGFEFLYPTCKEAVEDLCS from the coding sequence ATGAAAACTGTTTTAATTACAGGAGGTACCGGATTAGTAGGTAAAACACTTACTAAATTTTTGCTGCAAAAAGGATACCATGTAATTATCCTTAGCAGAAAAAAAAATCCTTCAGCAAATAGTGATGCAAACATTGAATTTGCCCAATGGAATGTAGATGAACAAACCGTTGATATTGCCGCTGTGCAAAAAGCAGATTACATCATTCATTTGGCAGGTGCAGGAGTGGTAGACAAAAAATGGACAGATTCTTATAAAGCTGAAATACGCAACAGTCGTACATTAAGCAGTAAACTATTAATTGATACTTTAAGAGACAATACGAATAAAGTAAAAGCAGTTGTGAGTGCATCTGCTATTGGCTGGTACAAACCAACAGATAAATTACATACAGAGGATGAGCCTGCAGACGAAAGCTTCTTAGGTGAAACCTGTAAGCTTTGGGAAGAAAGCGTATTGCCATTTGCAGCACTTGATAAAAGACTGGTGACGTTAAGGATAGGTATTGTATTGAGTAATGATGGTGGCGCTTTAGTTGAATTTAAAAAACCTATCCGATTGGGTATAGCTGCAATTTTAGGAACCGGGAAGCAAATCGTTAGCTGGATACATATTAATGACCTATGCAATCTTTTCATCAATGCTATTGAAAATGAGCAATGGACAGGGACCTACAATGCGGTTGCACCAACACCCGTCAGCAACAAAGAACTTACACTGCTACTAGCTAATAAAATGAAAGGAAAGTTTTTTATCCCTGTACATATCCCTGCATTCGTTTTAAAAATAATAATGGGCAACAGGAGCATTGAAGTATTAAAGAGTAATGAAGTGAGCAGTACTAAAGTTCAACGAACGGGGTTCGAATTTTTATATCCCACCTGTAAAGAAGCTGTAGAAGACCTATGTAGTTAA
- a CDS encoding chloride channel protein, which translates to MAIKILYQRIANLLRTKLSRIQFMMLIATLVGLVSGMVAVLLKTLVHYLQQWIERIPVSHFAFLLFPTIGLLVTVFIIRYLFGGQIDKGIAMVLKAIARKSSFIPLKDTYAHVLTSSFTVGLGGSVGLEAPIVATGSAVGSNISRISDLNYQERTLLIACGAAAGISAVFNAPIAGVMFTIEVLLAETIVSYFIPLIISSVVGALCSKIILQEAFLFNFVLKQNFNYKNIPFYVLLGLLAGLISLYYARMFKFTERRVHGWKINGYIKAIVGGMLLLCLYFLFPPLFGEGYHSIKLLADGSLNTFDDNTSLLSKLGDHWGLLSFAALIVLFKPIAAAITIGSGGNGGNFAPSLFVGSYLGFFFSKLINSIPSIKIPEGNFTLIGMAGVLSGVMYCPLTAIFLIAEITNGYELFIPLMIVSSISFFIVKTYEPFSMETKKLAMDGEIFTHKKEKNILTSIQIDDIIQDKYESICIDKKLKDLVEIIKHSEKNIFAVHDNKGRFAGIIELNDVKQKLFQPERFDKISVKSLMRKPPEVLRRGEDANTVMQKFDATQSWYLPVLEEDKKFVGFISKTKLFSKYREILSSQGDLYDTE; encoded by the coding sequence ATGGCCATAAAAATACTTTATCAAAGAATTGCCAATTTATTACGAACTAAATTAAGCAGAATACAATTTATGATGCTGATCGCTACATTGGTAGGATTGGTGTCTGGTATGGTTGCCGTCTTATTAAAAACACTGGTGCATTATCTTCAACAGTGGATTGAAAGGATCCCTGTTTCACATTTCGCTTTTTTATTATTTCCCACTATAGGATTATTAGTAACAGTTTTTATTATCAGGTATCTTTTTGGCGGGCAGATAGACAAAGGGATTGCGATGGTATTAAAAGCTATTGCAAGAAAATCTTCTTTTATTCCGTTAAAGGATACGTATGCACATGTTCTTACAAGTTCCTTTACAGTAGGACTGGGAGGCTCGGTTGGGCTTGAAGCGCCAATTGTTGCAACAGGTTCTGCTGTTGGTTCAAATATTTCCCGAATCAGTGATCTGAATTATCAGGAAAGAACTTTATTAATTGCCTGCGGCGCTGCAGCCGGAATTTCTGCGGTATTTAATGCGCCGATCGCAGGAGTAATGTTTACCATTGAGGTATTACTTGCTGAAACTATTGTCAGTTATTTTATTCCTCTTATTATTTCTTCAGTAGTTGGAGCCTTGTGTTCGAAAATAATATTGCAGGAAGCATTTTTATTCAATTTTGTATTAAAGCAAAATTTCAATTATAAGAATATTCCATTCTATGTTTTATTAGGCTTGTTGGCGGGATTGATCTCTTTGTATTATGCCAGGATGTTTAAGTTTACAGAAAGAAGAGTGCATGGCTGGAAAATAAATGGGTATATAAAAGCAATAGTAGGAGGAATGTTATTGTTGTGTTTATATTTTTTATTTCCACCATTATTTGGTGAGGGGTACCACAGTATTAAGTTGCTTGCAGATGGATCCCTGAATACCTTTGATGATAATACGAGCTTGCTATCAAAACTGGGTGATCACTGGGGGTTGTTGTCTTTTGCTGCTTTGATCGTATTGTTTAAGCCGATCGCTGCTGCTATCACTATCGGTAGTGGAGGTAACGGAGGTAATTTTGCACCTTCGTTATTTGTTGGGTCATACCTTGGTTTCTTCTTTTCTAAACTGATCAACAGTATCCCATCGATAAAAATTCCCGAAGGAAATTTTACACTTATAGGGATGGCCGGTGTTTTAAGTGGAGTGATGTATTGCCCTTTAACAGCTATATTTTTAATTGCAGAAATCACCAACGGATATGAGCTGTTCATCCCGTTAATGATCGTTTCATCGATTTCTTTTTTCATTGTTAAAACATATGAGCCTTTTTCGATGGAGACAAAAAAACTGGCTATGGATGGAGAGATATTCACCCATAAGAAAGAAAAGAATATTTTAACCTCAATACAAATAGATGATATTATTCAGGATAAATATGAAAGTATCTGCATTGATAAGAAATTGAAAGACCTGGTTGAAATAATCAAGCATAGTGAGAAAAATATATTTGCAGTACATGATAATAAGGGGAGGTTTGCAGGTATTATAGAGTTGAATGATGTTAAACAAAAATTATTTCAACCTGAGCGGTTTGATAAAATTTCTGTTAAGTCATTGATGAGAAAACCTCCGGAAGTATTAAGAAGAGGAGAAGATGCCAATACAGTGATGCAAAAGTTTGATGCTACTCAAAGTTGGTATTTACCAGTATTGGAAGAGGATAAAAAGTTTGTCGGATTTATTTCCAAGACAAAGCTTTTCAGTAAATACAGAGAGATACTTTCTTCACAAGGAGACTTATATGATACTGAATAA
- a CDS encoding RNA polymerase sigma factor produces MKNLTALTDQQLIHLYMDGNADALSTLVLRYKDKIFTSIYLLVKDKYLAEDMFQDVFIRVIDTLKSGRYTDEGKFLPWALRIAHNMCVDHFRKVKRSPSIKTSDDRDIFEVLNFSEPGAEHKIMQNQSHERVRRLIDMLPEDQREVIIMRHYADLSFKEIADLTKCSINTALGRMRYGLINLRRMMTEKQIAL; encoded by the coding sequence ATGAAAAACCTTACCGCCCTTACTGATCAGCAATTGATCCATTTATACATGGATGGCAATGCAGATGCCCTTTCAACTTTAGTTTTACGTTACAAAGACAAGATCTTCACATCTATCTATTTATTAGTAAAAGATAAATATTTAGCTGAAGATATGTTCCAGGACGTATTCATCCGTGTAATTGATACCCTGAAATCGGGTAGATACACTGATGAAGGTAAATTTTTACCATGGGCTTTACGTATTGCACACAATATGTGCGTAGATCATTTCAGAAAAGTAAAACGTAGTCCAAGTATTAAAACAAGCGACGATCGTGACATTTTTGAAGTACTTAATTTTTCTGAGCCTGGTGCTGAGCATAAAATTATGCAGAACCAAAGCCACGAAAGAGTAAGAAGACTGATCGATATGCTTCCTGAAGATCAACGTGAAGTAATTATCATGCGTCACTATGCTGATCTGAGTTTTAAAGAAATAGCTGACCTAACCAAATGCAGCATCAACACAGCATTGGGTCGTATGCGTTACGGTTTGATCAACCTACGCAGAATGATGACAGAAAAACAAATCGCTTTATAA
- a CDS encoding DUF6427 family protein, with amino-acid sequence MTGTFKANNPYNTFLLLVYGLLLKLHMFLYPVIPTPQQTDGFLFKALLEQLSGLGKSIPAIYPAIVFVLLYTQAIAFNKLVIDQRLMSKPNYLTAMSYLLITSLFSEWSVLSAPLIINTLLIWVWARMSGLYNNQKPKASLFNIGVAIGISTFFYFPSIAFSALIVFGLVVTRPFKLAEWLIALLGIFTPYYFVLAWAFLTDKLHGYKFPGIAISFPKFYESSWALAAIIIVLFATVIGLYFIQKNFLRQLVQSRKSWQLVFLYFLVAVFIPFINATHTFHYWILCAVPLSAFVACAFLYPQKKWFPTLLHWLMVAFVIAFSYFVK; translated from the coding sequence GTGACGGGCACATTTAAAGCCAACAATCCTTATAATACTTTTCTGCTGCTGGTTTATGGGCTTTTATTAAAGCTGCATATGTTTTTGTATCCCGTAATCCCGACACCACAGCAAACAGATGGTTTCTTATTTAAAGCCTTATTGGAGCAATTGTCCGGATTAGGAAAAAGCATCCCGGCAATTTACCCCGCCATTGTTTTTGTGCTCTTATATACTCAGGCGATTGCATTCAATAAATTAGTGATCGATCAACGATTAATGTCCAAACCTAATTACCTGACTGCGATGAGTTACTTACTCATTACTTCTTTATTTAGCGAATGGAGTGTGTTATCAGCGCCGCTCATTATAAATACCCTATTGATATGGGTTTGGGCCAGAATGAGTGGCTTATACAACAATCAAAAACCCAAAGCTTCTCTCTTTAATATTGGTGTTGCTATTGGTATTTCAACGTTTTTTTATTTTCCATCCATTGCTTTTTCCGCATTGATCGTTTTTGGATTGGTTGTTACCAGACCTTTTAAACTGGCCGAATGGCTGATTGCCTTATTGGGGATCTTTACACCTTATTATTTTGTGCTGGCTTGGGCTTTTTTAACGGATAAATTGCATGGGTATAAATTTCCGGGAATTGCTATTAGTTTTCCAAAGTTTTATGAGTCTTCATGGGCATTGGCAGCTATCATTATTGTATTGTTTGCTACAGTGATCGGACTTTATTTTATCCAGAAGAATTTTTTGCGTCAACTGGTGCAATCCCGTAAAAGCTGGCAGTTGGTATTTCTGTATTTTTTGGTAGCAGTTTTTATCCCATTTATCAACGCCACACACACTTTTCATTACTGGATACTGTGTGCTGTGCCTTTATCTGCCTTTGTAGCATGTGCTTTTCTCTATCCTCAAAAAAAATGGTTTCCCACTTTGCTGCATTGGTTAATGGTGGCTTTTGTAATTGCATTCAGCTACTTCGTAAAATAA